One region of Pagrus major chromosome 7, Pma_NU_1.0 genomic DNA includes:
- the pcsk1nl gene encoding proprotein convertase subtilisin/kexin type 1 inhibitor, like — translation MASLSLLLLSTALLHSAQSLPAARGGGRGLDVSVGGVRRQRRDLRNLLPYEDQMMSYPTTQGGGGVNDLYYQSDDWRGRGLDQALQRLVERDQRREQEEQQREAYLAALLRLLNEAESAGLVGPGDVEVVEEEEEDEEDDQGPPGDFQGPAPPDYDETGRGLNMGRPPAAWWGLLEPQLAQALLDRMEPQVAQTLLERARQAGRVSSGLTRGGDRGGDRGGDRGGDRGGDRGGDRGDEDALRRMVARLLSSIGPNNALVMSSGRRARRDLPVTPVSSAHRRTRRSLDDMAPPSPSNDPPLLRVKRLEEEEEEEEEEKLRPPAAELQRMKRINTMATAAMEELNHGSRRRRRRAALNYDPQILIDQIVEYMRE, via the exons ATGGCGTCTCTcagcctcctgctgctcagcacCGCTCTGCTCCACAGCGCCCAG tctctgccGGCAGCTCGCGGCGGTGGGCGTGGCCTGGATGTTTCTGTGGGCGGGGTCAGACGCCAGCGCAGAGACCTCCGTAACCTGCTGCCTTATGAGGACCAGATGATGTCATATCCCACCACTCAGGGAGGGGGCGGGGTCAATGACCTGTACTACCAATCAGACGACTGGAGGGGGCGGGGTTTGGATCAGGCCCTGCAGCGATTGGTGGAGAGGGACCAGAGGCGGGAGCAGGAAGAGCAGCAGCGAGAAG CCTACCTGGCCGCTCTGCTCCGCCTCCTGAACGAGGCTGAGAGCGCAGGATTGGTCGGCCCGGGGGacgtggaggtggtggaggaagaggaggaggatgaggaggacgaTCAGGGGCCACCGGGGGACTTCCAGGGCCCCGCCCCCCCAGACTACGATGAGACGGGCCGGGGCCTGAACATGGGGAGGCCCCCGGCCGCTTGGTGGGGACTCCTGGAGCCTCAGCTGGCTCAGGCCCTGCTGGACAG GATGGAGCCTCAGGTGGCCCAGACGCTGCTGGAGAGAGCGAGACAGGCTGGACGAGTGTCATCAGGACTGACccgaggaggagacagaggaggagacagaggaggagacaggggaggagacagaggaggagacagaggaggagacaggggaGATGAGGACGCTCTGAG gcGTATGGTTGCTAGGTTACTGTCCAGCATCGGCCCTAACAACGCCCTGGTGATGTCCTCAGGTCGCCGAGCCAGGAGGGACCTGCCCGTCACACCTGTTAGCTCCGCCCACAGGAGAACCCGCCGCTCCCTTGACGACATGGCTCCTCCATCGCCTAGCAACGACCCCCCTCTGCTTCGAgtgaagaggctggaggaggaggaggaggaggaggaagaggagaagctCCGCCCCcctgctgctgagctgcagaggaTGAAACGCATCAATACCATGGCAACTGCTGCCATGGAAGAACTGAATCATGGGAGTCGTAGGCGCCGGAGGAGAGCTGCCCTGAACTACGACCCCCAAATACTGATTGATCAGATAGTGGAGTACATGAGGgagtaa